The genomic segment CAGTTGAGCTTCGGCGCGGTTCACCTCGCCTTTCATCCCTGCTGCAAGCAGCAGGGTATTCAGGCGAAGGCGAATAATTAAGGGACGAATAATCTTTTCGAGGACACGTGATGAATGAGAAATATACGTTGATGGGCAAAATTGTGAGCGGAGCGTGTCAGGCTGCTTTTTTCACCCAATTGGACTGGGTACAGGAGCAATGCGCGAAAAAATTGGGATTTAAACCTTATCCCGGAACGCTGAATCTGGTCATCGCCGATTCAGACGCTGACTTGATAGGATCTCTAAAAGGGTCGGACATTCAGGCGTTGATCCCGCCTGATCCGAAATTCTGCAGTGCACAGACCCTCTCTGTAAAAATAAAAGGGATCCAGGGAGCAATCATTATCCCCGCCGAGGATGTTCAAATTCATGCAAAGAACATATTAGAGGTAATTGCGCCGGTTTGTCTGAAAGAAGTCCTGGGATTAGATGACGGCGACATTGTTAAAATTACGATCATCACGCAGTGATGAAGCGTATACCCTGCTGTTGCATAAAAAGCAAAGATAGAGTAAATATTCGGCCACAGAGATGCCGGCCTTGGTCTAAGTCCGGAGGGCACGATTTCTGCAAATGCCAATGGTCCAATTCAAAATCCGAATATCGAAATTCGAAACAAATTCAAATATCAAATGTCCTAATGACAAAAACAAAATTATAACAACAGGAGCAGCCTCTCATGGACAAAGACATTCAAGTATTAAAAGACAATGCGGCCCGGGCTTGCCGCCTCCTGACGCTGGCAGGGCTGCTTGACTTTTCCGGACATATCAGTGTCAGAGCGCCCGGTCAAAAAACTTTCTTTATAAACCCCATGAAACTATCCCGCGAAGCGGTTACCCCGGATGATCTCGCGGAAGTATCGTTAACTGGTGAATGGGTCGGCGGCAAGCATGAGCCGCCCCAGGAACTCCCTATTCATGCAGCGGTTTTTCAGGCCAGGCCCGATGTCAACAGTGTGGCCCACATCCATTGCCACTACGCAATTTTGCCCAGTATTGCCGGAAAGGACCTGGTTCCCGTCTGTCATCACGGCAGCATTTTCGGCGCGGTCGTCCCGGTTTATTCCGAGGCAGAGAAAATCACCACCTTTGAAGAGGCAAACCAAATGGCCAAAGCACTGGGCAGCGCGCGCGCCGTGATCATGAAAGGCCACGGTGCGGTGGTTGCTGAATCCTACGTTGAAGCAACCTTTGTCGCTTGTCTATATCTGGAAGAAAATGCCCGTCTGCTGGTGGAGTCCTCCATACTCGGCACCCCCCAACCCCTTTCAGCAGAACAGATCAAACGCGCTGCCGCCAAGACTTACCTGCCCGCCGTCAGCATCAAAAAAGTCTGGGAGTACTATCTGGAAAAGGGCCGCAAGACCGGAACCTTATGGGAATAATCCCCTGAACCATGCAGGGTAATTGAAGAGAAACGGCTAAACCCTTAAATGCCCTGGGGGTGAAAGCAACCCGCTTGTGCAAATTTCAGGCCGCTTCTTTTCAATCATTTCAGCATATTTTT from the Desulfobacterales bacterium genome contains:
- a CDS encoding class II aldolase/adducin family protein gives rise to the protein MDKDIQVLKDNAARACRLLTLAGLLDFSGHISVRAPGQKTFFINPMKLSREAVTPDDLAEVSLTGEWVGGKHEPPQELPIHAAVFQARPDVNSVAHIHCHYAILPSIAGKDLVPVCHHGSIFGAVVPVYSEAEKITTFEEANQMAKALGSARAVIMKGHGAVVAESYVEATFVACLYLEENARLLVESSILGTPQPLSAEQIKRAAAKTYLPAVSIKKVWEYYLEKGRKTGTLWE
- a CDS encoding CTP-dependent riboflavin kinase; translated protein: MNEKYTLMGKIVSGACQAAFFTQLDWVQEQCAKKLGFKPYPGTLNLVIADSDADLIGSLKGSDIQALIPPDPKFCSAQTLSVKIKGIQGAIIIPAEDVQIHAKNILEVIAPVCLKEVLGLDDGDIVKITIITQ